In one window of Calypte anna isolate BGI_N300 chromosome 27, bCalAnn1_v1.p, whole genome shotgun sequence DNA:
- the GPATCH8 gene encoding G patch domain-containing protein 8 isoform X4: MGMGRMEMELDYAEDATERRRVLEVEKEDTEELRQKYKDYVDKEKAIAKALEDLRANFYCELCDKQYQKHQEFDNHINSYDHAHKQRLKDLKQREFARNVSSRSRKDERKQEKALRRLHELAEQRRQPECAPGSGPMFRTTTVAVDEEGGEDEDPAANSSSFIQTTSGQAPEMAVDRGFLSTGQVGGTVTQSQAPVQPAQGLSFGMKSTLGTPLQKIGVSFSFAKKTPVKLETIASVFKDHVEESSSADGGKADERGSADAGSLQKSGEGESTNNSDGKAEEDDQHDKDSGSLATTLSKLKKMRREDGPMAVEPEYYHYIPPAHCKVKPNFQFLLFMKSTEQMEAENVNKKTAHEVKKGSSPKPKPGKHSEKAAESTGQQKEQGATETAAQQSKPELREVPENASMQESKTPPESNLPEPDPPEEGTQPLPSCKDVTEGPKHPTGPFFPVLSKDESTTLQWPSELLIFTKAEPSVSYSCNPLYFDFKLSRNKDGKGKEKSKEPGGLCKENTQSSESGELNKAKEAEGTANSSALKMENKSLSACGSQNKQESSLASVSKGEGEDGGKTITGKSKSGRSHKHKKKKKHKKSSKHKRKHKEEAEEKSRKTDLGEEKPKKRKRRRRKKGKSSLSTESLKTELSEDCSHFQKRKWCSQESQRKSLSAEEGSSTKKEEGGNSCQEHGGKKHKAELQQLPGLRRRCLGPSLGRPSRRSRQSSGDYDSEEGSHGKHCRQKSPSRDSDDFDSGSERSRSRSRSGRRHSSRRSYSSSSEASSEQSRYSRRRSYSDDSYSDYSDRSRGRSKRSQDSEDDSDYNGSDRRSKRRKYSSSEDDYSSSRSRSRSRSRSRSHPRDRSRSRSRGRTRSSSCSRSRSKRRSRSGTGRSWKRSRSYSRDRSRSTRSLSQRSLSRKGSRGHESPEERRSGRRDFIRSKIYRSQSPHYFRTGRGEGAVLKKEEGKGEDLKGSGSFSQNSSSSGTGRVSEGDCSPEERNSVTAKLLLEKVQSRKVEKKPCVTDEMLVGANKVGIKLKDPPQGYFGPKLPPSLGNKPVLPLIGKLPTVRKPNSKRYEESGLERGEEQELSDSEDASQGMEEAQMGGQDLLEEVTMVMQDKPLDEQKRDDAAVEMPSIPLEAPALPECFGSGELVMPHSFLSDPSDGDGLEPMERGSQPIPVETSMMPLVPDVEHFPGYVPQSGERSIEGDQEGAEDSSLAPLESQPITFTPEEMEKYSKLQQAAQQHIQQQLLAKQVKAFPASAALAPAAPALQPIHIQQPAAASATSITTVQHAILQHHAAAAAAAIGIHPHPHPQPLAQVHHIPQPHLTPISLSHLTHSIIPGHPATFLASHPIHIIPASAIHPGPFTFHPVPHALYPTLLAPRPAAAAAATALHLHPLLHPIFSGQDLQHPPSHGT; the protein is encoded by the exons AGGTTGAAGGATCTCAAGCAGAGGGAGTTTGCTCGCAACGTCTCTTCAAGATCACGTAAAGATGAACGGAAGCAGGAGAAAGCCCTGCGGAGGCTGCACGAgctggctgagcagaggagaCAGCCTGAGTG TGCTCCTGGCAGCGGCCCCATGTTCAGAACCACCACAGTGGCTGTGGATGAGGAAGGTGGGGAGGATGAGGATCCTGCAGCCAACAGCAGTTCCTTCATCCAGACAACTTCTGGCCAGGCTCCGGAGATGGCTGTGGACAGAGGTTTCCTAAGCACTGGACAAGTTGGTGGCACTGTAACACAAAGCCAAGCGCCCGtccagccagcacagggacTCAGCTTTGGCATGAAGAGCACTTTGGGAACTCCTCTGCAGAAGATTGGAGTCTCCTTCTCGTTTGCCAAGAAGACTCCGGTGAAGCTGGAAACCATCGCTTCGGTTTTCAAGGACCACGTGGAAGAGTCGAGTTCTGCAGATGGAGGGAAAGCTGATGAGAGAGGGTCTGCAGATGCAGGGAGCCTGCAGAAATCTGGTGAGGGTGAAAGCACAAATAATTCGGATGGCAAGGCAGAGGAAGATGACCAACATGACAAAGATAGCGGGTCTCTAGCCACTACCTTGTCTAAACTCAAAAAAATGAGACGAGAAGACGGACCAATGGCTGTTGAACCAGAATACTACCACTATATCCCCCCAGCCCACTGTAAAGTAAAGCCTAATTTTCAGTTCCTACTTTTCATGAAGTCTACCGAGCAAATGGAGGCTGaaaatgtgaacaaaaaaaCTGCACATGAAGTTAAAAAGGGGAGTTCTCCAAAACCCAAACCCGGCAAGCACAGCGAGAaggctgcagagagcacagggcagcagaaggagcagggTGCTACTGAaactgcagctcagcagagcaaaCCAGAACTTAGAGAAGTCCCAGAAAATGCGAGCATGCAGGAGAGCAAAACTCCTCCAGAGAGCAATCTCCCTGAGCCAGACCCTCCTGAGGAAGGCACTCAGCCTCTCCCAAGCTGTAAAGATGTCACCGAAGGACCAAAGCACCCGACAGGaccttttttccctgttttgagTAAAGATGAGAGCACGACTCTCCAGTGGCCTTCAGAGCTTCTCATATTTACCAAAGCAGAACCATCTGTTTCCTACAGCTGTAACCCCCTGTATTTTGATTTCAAGCTCTCTCGCAACAAGGATGGTAAAGGTAAAGAGAAATCAAAGGAGCCAGGGGGGCTTTGTAAAGAAAACACTCAGAGCTCAGAATCTGGGGAACTAAACAAAGCCAAGGAGGCAGAAGGCACAGCTAACAGTTCTGCTCtaaagatggaaaacaaatcCCTGTCTGCCTGTGGCTCCCAGAACAAGCAGGAGTCCAGCTTGGCCAGTGTCAGtaagggagagggggaggacGGTGGTAAAACCATAACTGGGAAGAGTAAATCTGGCAGATCCcataaacacaaaaagaaaaagaagcacaaaaagTCCAGCAAACACAAACGGAAACACAAGGAGGAAGCGGAGGAGAAGAGCCGGAAAACTGACCTGGGGGAAGAGAAACCCAAGAAACGGAAAAGACGCAGGcgcaaaaaaggaaaatcttccCTTTCCACCGAATCACTAAAAACTGAGCTGTCTGAAGACTGCAGCCATTTCCAGAAGAGGAAGTGGTGCTCTCAGGAGTCCCAGAGGAAGTCCCTGTCTGCCGAAGAGGGGAGCAGCACTAAGAAAGAGGAGGGCGGTAACTCCTGCCAAGAGCACGGGGGCAAAAAGCACAAGGCCGAGCTGCAGCAGTTGCCTGGTCTGAGGAGGAGGTGTTTGggcccttccctgggcaggccCAGCCGCAGGAGCCGGCAGAGCAGTGGGGACTACGACAGCGAGGAGGGCTCCCACGGGAAGCACTGCCGGCAGAAATCCCCCTCCCGGGACAGCGACGACTTCGACTCCGGCAGCGAGCGCTCCCGCAGCCGCTCGCGGTCAGGACGCAGGCACTCCTCCCGCAGGTCCTATTCCAGCAGCTCCGAGGCCTCCTCCGAGCAGAGCCGGTACAGCCGGAGGAGGAGTTACTCGGACGACAGCTACAGCGATTACAGCGACCGCTCCAGGGGCCGCTCCAAGCGATCCCAGGACTCTGAGGACGACTCCGACTACAACGGCTCCGATCGCAGGTCGAAGCGGCGCAAGTACTCCTCCTCTGAGGATGACTAcagctccagcaggagcaggtcGAGGAGTCGAAGCAGGAGCCGAAGCCACCCTCGGGACAGGTCGAGGTCGAGGAGCCGGGGCAGGACAcgcagcagcagctgcagccgcAGCCGCAGCAAGCGGAGGAGCCGGAGCGGGACGGGGCGCAGCTGGAAGCGGAGCAGGAGCTACAGCCGGGATCGCAGCCGCAGCACCAGGAGCCTCTCCCAGAGATCCCTCTCACGAAAGGGTTCCCGAGGTCACGAGAGCCCCGAAGAGAGGAGGTCTGGGAGGAGAGACTTCATCAGGTCCAAAATCTATCGCTCGCAGTCTCCTCACTATTTCCGAACAGGCCGGGGCGAAGGAGCGGTGCTGAAGAAGGAGGAGGGCAAAGGAGAGGATCTGAAAGGGTCGGGCTCTTTCtcccagaacagcagcagctcgGGCACCGGGAGGGTCTCGGAAGGGGACTGCAGTCCAGAGGAGCGGAATTCCGTCACGGCAAAGCTGCTCCTGGAGAAGGTTCAGTCCAGGAAGGTTGAGAAGAAGCCCTGTGTCACTGACGAGATGCTGGTAGGGGCCAACAAGGTGGGTATAAAGCTCAAAGATCCTCCCCAGGGCTACTTTGGGCCAAAACTTCCTCCTTCCTTAGGCAATAAACCGGTTCTCCCTTTAATTGGGAAGCTGCCAACTGTTCGGAAACCAAATTCCAAAAGGTATGAAGAGTCTGGCTTGGAGAGGGGTGAGGAGCAAGAGCTGTCAGATTCTGAGGATGCTTCCCAAGGCATGGAAGAGGCTCAGATGGGCGGCCAGGATCTGCTGGAGGAAGTGACCATGGTGATGCAGGATAAACCTCTGGATGAGCAGAAACGTGACGATGCTGCTGTGGAAATGCCATCCATCCCCCTCGAAGCGCCGGCGCTCCCTGAGTGCTTTGGTTCTGGAGAGCTGGTGATGCCTCACAGCTTCCTCTCTGATCCCAGCGATGGCGATGGACTAGAACCCATGGAGAGGGGCAGCCAGCCCATCCCAGTGGAAACTAGTATGATGCCCTTGGTTCCAGATGTTGAGCACTTTCCTGGCTATGTGCCTCAGAGCGGTGAGCGGAGCATTGAAGGGGatcaggagggagcagaggactCTTCTCTGGCCCCGCTGGAGAGCCAGCCCATCACTTTTACACCTGAGGAAATGGAGAAGTACAGCAAGCTGCAGcaagctgctcagcagcacatccagcagcagctcctggcaaaGCAGGTGAAGGCTTTCCCCGCCTCGGCCGCCCTGGCACCGGCAGCCCCGGCCCTGCAGCCCATCCAcatccagcagccagcagcagcctcagccacCTCCATCACCACGGTGCAGCACGCCATCCTGCAGCACCACGcagccgctgccgccgccgccatcggcatccacccccacccccacccccagcccctcgcTCAGGTCCATCACATACCCCAGCCACACCTCACCCCCATTTCCCTGTCCCACTTGACCCACTCCATTATTCCGGGGCACCCTGCCACCTTCCTAGCCAGCCACCCCATCCACATCATTCCAGCCTCGGCCATCCACCCGGGTCCCTTTACCTTCCACCCCGTTCCTCACGCTCTCTATCCCACCCTGCTCGCCCCCAGACCCGCGGCCGCTGCCGCTGCCACCGCCTTGCACCTCCACCCTTTGCTGCACCCCATTTTCTCAGGACAGGACTTGCAGCATCCCCCCAGTCACGGCACATGA